In Flavivirga abyssicola, the following are encoded in one genomic region:
- a CDS encoding TonB-dependent receptor, translated as MKNVCALFLYFLLFMSSANGQISKYNLTYKVLDRNTGKPLENTQISITPCNCGGITDNNGIFSIELPKNTYSITFSYIGYKEYTEQIVLDKNSFLKITLSANEEKLSQILVLAKKANDNIESPQMGVLQLSSQELKKLPTALGEIDVLKGMTLLAGVSNAGDISNGLSVRGGSLDQNLILYDHAPVFNPTHLFGLFSVFTPDAISSLNLYRANIPSRYGGRVASVLDIKSKNPFTNKFKLSGGLGLVSSRLLVETPIIKDKLMVIAGARAGLTDFLLPIVSKRLKNTKAKFGDATLKLLYLPTEKDQISFTGFFSKDFYQLDLVSKVENVNAESNQYDFGILNGTLNWIHSFNENTNLKTVLVSSKYTPKIIFPEFESDNKIEYQSRINYLSLISEFSKKVKDNFDYYAGIQVNRYKIEPGDLNPGSSTNIRPVSLRTETNYEMSSYFNTNWKPNNSLSISTGLRYNHSLFVGPYNLAKYNEVGEIIETEFFEKGKKVKSYNSLEPRLGLSYKINKNTSVKASYAKLNQYLQNVYNTTTPLPTSRWKTADRNIKPQTGNTYGLGFYKNFNNNNIEMSIESYYRETNNVLAYKPGADFFLEEFLEQDVIQGKGKSYGIELSLKKTKGKINGWFNYTWSRSQLKSFNEKLSDRINQNEWYPSDFDRPHVFNGTINFEGNKQHTFSFNFTAQSGRPYSVANNVIEIEEIEIPIFLERNNARLPLYHRLDFSWNINFNKYKRNKRWLNDWTFTVYNLYARKNPFNIYYAQRNSTRDTSVFLDSPLGSYSLSAFNSPLFSLTYNFKFQ; from the coding sequence ATGAAGAATGTATGCGCTCTTTTTTTATATTTTTTACTGTTCATGTCATCAGCAAACGGACAAATTTCTAAATATAACTTAACTTATAAGGTTTTAGATAGAAATACCGGTAAGCCCCTTGAAAATACACAAATTTCCATAACACCCTGTAATTGTGGAGGTATTACTGATAATAATGGTATATTTTCTATAGAATTGCCAAAGAATACGTATTCAATTACATTCTCATATATAGGATACAAAGAATACACTGAGCAAATTGTATTAGATAAAAATAGTTTTCTTAAAATTACACTTTCTGCAAACGAAGAAAAGCTATCACAAATTCTGGTTTTAGCTAAAAAAGCAAATGACAATATAGAGTCACCACAAATGGGGGTCTTACAATTGAGTTCACAAGAATTAAAAAAATTACCAACGGCCCTTGGAGAAATTGATGTGCTTAAAGGGATGACCTTGTTGGCTGGCGTTAGTAATGCAGGAGATATTAGTAATGGACTTTCTGTAAGAGGGGGCTCACTCGATCAAAATCTAATACTTTACGACCATGCTCCAGTTTTTAATCCTACACATCTTTTTGGTCTATTTTCCGTTTTCACACCAGACGCCATCTCTTCCTTAAATTTATATAGAGCTAATATTCCTTCCAGATATGGAGGTAGAGTAGCCTCTGTACTTGACATAAAATCTAAAAACCCTTTTACCAATAAATTTAAACTAAGTGGAGGGTTAGGCTTGGTATCTAGCAGGTTATTAGTTGAAACACCCATTATAAAAGACAAACTAATGGTTATTGCTGGTGCCAGAGCTGGTCTTACTGATTTTTTATTACCTATTGTCTCTAAACGACTTAAAAACACGAAGGCTAAATTCGGGGATGCGACCTTAAAACTATTATACCTCCCTACAGAAAAAGACCAAATCTCTTTTACAGGTTTTTTTAGTAAAGATTTTTATCAGTTAGACCTTGTATCAAAAGTTGAAAATGTCAACGCAGAAAGTAACCAGTATGATTTTGGGATTTTAAATGGAACTCTCAACTGGATCCATTCATTTAATGAAAATACAAACCTTAAAACAGTATTAGTCAGCAGTAAATATACTCCGAAAATTATTTTTCCTGAATTTGAAAGTGATAATAAGATTGAATACCAGTCCAGAATTAACTATTTAAGTCTTATTTCAGAATTTTCTAAAAAAGTTAAAGACAATTTTGATTATTACGCAGGTATTCAGGTAAATCGCTACAAAATTGAACCTGGCGATTTAAACCCAGGGAGCTCGACTAACATCAGACCTGTATCCTTACGTACCGAAACGAATTATGAAATGTCCAGTTATTTTAATACAAACTGGAAACCTAATAATTCTTTATCAATATCAACAGGACTGCGATACAATCATTCTTTATTTGTTGGTCCATATAACCTGGCGAAATATAATGAAGTAGGCGAAATAATTGAAACTGAATTCTTTGAAAAAGGTAAAAAAGTTAAATCTTATAATAGCTTGGAACCCAGATTAGGACTCTCTTACAAAATAAATAAAAACACCTCTGTAAAAGCTAGTTATGCCAAATTGAATCAGTACCTTCAAAATGTTTATAATACGACAACACCTTTACCTACCTCCAGATGGAAAACCGCAGATAGAAATATTAAACCTCAAACAGGAAACACATATGGCTTAGGTTTTTACAAAAACTTCAACAACAATAATATCGAAATGAGTATAGAAAGTTATTATAGAGAAACGAATAATGTTCTTGCTTATAAACCAGGGGCAGATTTTTTTCTTGAAGAATTTTTAGAACAGGATGTTATTCAAGGTAAAGGGAAATCTTATGGAATTGAGCTTAGTTTAAAAAAAACCAAAGGAAAAATAAACGGATGGTTCAATTATACATGGTCCCGAAGTCAGCTAAAGTCTTTTAATGAAAAATTAAGCGATAGAATAAATCAAAATGAATGGTATCCTTCAGACTTTGATCGGCCTCATGTATTTAATGGTACTATTAATTTTGAAGGTAATAAACAGCATACATTTAGTTTTAATTTTACAGCGCAATCAGGAAGACCTTATAGTGTGGCTAATAACGTTATTGAAATCGAAGAAATCGAAATCCCAATATTTTTGGAACGTAATAATGCCCGCCTTCCTCTTTACCATAGATTAGATTTTTCCTGGAATATAAATTTTAATAAATACAAAAGAAATAAACGTTGGCTAAATGATTGGACATTTACAGTTTATAATTTATATGCCCGTAAAAATCCGTTTAATATTTATTATGCGCAACGTAATAGTACACGAGATACTTCTGTTTTTTTAGATAGCCCATTAGGTTCATATAGCCTTTCAGCGTTTAATAGCCCATTGTTTTCGTTAACTTACAATTTTAAGTTTCAATAA
- a CDS encoding HEAT repeat domain-containing protein, with protein MLQGIKYILIKLKLFQPSERDIQTWISTKKVKRIEYVLEHGNYKTRKLAAEALGKTGYASSIPILLRTINDNVHNVSIAALNALESIGSDDKLGTTIIKKRFDWVKDKREKDAKLEASKGKKYKIYRWERASKKSFDRVKEQLKRPMR; from the coding sequence ATGCTACAAGGAATTAAATACATACTTATTAAGTTAAAACTTTTTCAGCCTTCTGAAAGAGATATTCAAACATGGATATCGACAAAAAAGGTTAAAAGAATAGAGTATGTACTAGAACATGGTAATTACAAAACTAGAAAATTAGCAGCTGAAGCTCTTGGTAAAACAGGTTACGCATCTTCAATTCCAATACTTTTGAGAACTATTAATGACAATGTGCATAATGTATCTATTGCAGCCTTAAATGCGCTTGAAAGTATTGGTTCTGATGATAAATTAGGAACAACTATTATTAAAAAAAGATTCGATTGGGTAAAAGACAAGCGCGAAAAAGACGCTAAACTTGAAGCTAGTAAAGGGAAAAAATATAAAATTTACAGATGGGAGCGTGCCAGTAAAAAGTCTTTTGATCGTGTAAAAGAACAATTAAAAAGACCTATGAGATAG
- a CDS encoding D-alanine--D-alanine ligase → MPTKKNIAIIMGGFSSEYKISLKSGNVVYETLDTTKYNTYRIHIFKDKWVYVDANNAEFPVNKDNFSVRVANRVITFDCVFNAIHGSPGEDGFIQGYFELLNMPHTSCDMYQAALTFNKRDCLSVLKPYGIKTATSFYLNLGDTINEDDIINKVGLPCFVKANKAGSSFGISKVNKKEDILNAIDIAFKEDDEIIIESFLDGTEVSVGVITYKGETKVLPITEIVSENDFFDYEAKYLGKSQEITPARLSKEEEDKVTFLAKEVYEVLKMKGFSRTEFIFKDGEPHLLEMNTIPGLTKESILPQQAAAAGISLAELFDNAIEEALKQA, encoded by the coding sequence ATGCCTACAAAAAAAAACATTGCCATTATTATGGGTGGCTTTTCAAGTGAATATAAAATCTCTTTAAAGAGCGGGAACGTTGTTTACGAAACATTAGATACTACAAAATATAATACGTATCGTATTCATATCTTTAAAGATAAATGGGTTTATGTAGATGCTAATAACGCTGAATTCCCTGTAAATAAAGACAATTTCTCTGTTCGGGTTGCCAATCGTGTTATTACTTTCGATTGTGTTTTTAATGCTATTCATGGTTCTCCTGGTGAAGATGGGTTTATACAAGGGTATTTCGAGTTACTTAATATGCCTCATACTAGTTGTGATATGTATCAAGCCGCTTTGACATTTAACAAACGTGATTGCCTGAGTGTTTTAAAACCTTACGGTATTAAAACAGCAACTTCTTTTTATCTAAATCTAGGAGACACCATTAACGAAGATGATATAATTAATAAAGTGGGGTTACCTTGTTTCGTTAAAGCTAATAAAGCAGGAAGTAGTTTTGGAATAAGCAAAGTAAATAAAAAGGAAGATATATTAAATGCTATAGATATAGCTTTTAAAGAAGATGACGAAATTATCATTGAATCATTTTTAGATGGTACCGAAGTCTCGGTTGGGGTTATTACCTATAAAGGAGAGACTAAAGTATTACCTATTACTGAAATTGTAAGCGAAAATGATTTTTTTGATTATGAAGCCAAGTATTTAGGAAAATCTCAGGAGATAACACCTGCAAGGTTAAGTAAAGAGGAAGAAGACAAAGTTACTTTTCTTGCAAAAGAAGTTTATGAAGTCCTAAAAATGAAAGGCTTCTCACGTACTGAATTTATTTTTAAAGATGGTGAACCTCATTTGCTAGAAATGAATACAATACCTGGGCTAACAAAAGAAAGCATTTTACCACAACAAGCTGCTGCTGCTGGTATTTCGTTAGCTGAATTATTTGACAATGCTATAGAAGAAGCTTTAAAACAAGCATAA
- a CDS encoding NUDIX hydrolase, whose protein sequence is MYKVFVGDKPIILTTKVEQEINFKNYLIDTVNIGKVIKELNTTSLNEVRLIHKNEDKLLKKFLKKLPNVIAGGGKVYNKNNEILFIFRNDKWDLPKGKVEGNETIEKTAIREVSEETGVGGLEITKPLETTYHIFKRNGRHKIKITYWFEMKTNFNGNLYGQEEEGITKVEWLNQNQAKEALVNSYANIKLLI, encoded by the coding sequence ATGTATAAAGTTTTTGTGGGGGATAAACCTATAATATTAACAACTAAAGTTGAACAAGAAATCAACTTTAAAAACTATTTAATCGATACAGTAAATATTGGGAAAGTTATTAAGGAGCTTAATACAACTTCATTAAATGAAGTTCGGCTTATTCATAAAAATGAAGATAAACTTCTAAAAAAATTCTTAAAAAAATTACCTAATGTAATAGCTGGTGGAGGCAAAGTATATAACAAGAATAATGAGATCTTATTTATATTCAGAAATGATAAATGGGATTTGCCTAAAGGAAAGGTAGAAGGTAATGAAACTATTGAAAAAACAGCAATTCGGGAAGTGTCTGAAGAAACTGGAGTTGGTGGATTAGAGATAACAAAACCTTTAGAAACTACCTACCATATTTTTAAACGTAATGGCAGACATAAGATAAAAATCACTTATTGGTTTGAAATGAAAACTAATTTCAATGGTAATTTATATGGTCAAGAAGAAGAAGGCATTACAAAGGTTGAATGGTTAAACCAAAATCAAGCAAAAGAAGCTCTTGTAAATTCTTATGCTAATATTAAGTTGTTGATTTAG
- a CDS encoding DUF4249 domain-containing protein yields the protein MNVFFSKNHLYWLTVIFLLGCIEPETPEFNFKEGLIYIDAFVSTSPEESYVKISESGFKFNKFVNDFLPNVDVRFKNTETNVIIQLTEEDGIYLPLEGFHASVGDTWELLITLPDGRNYQSLPENIIQPVGFSNLKANYSSELLFREGFNSFIPGHSISADINNPTNEKNFYFWTYKLFEEIRLCPPKAGGSYLICETDCWKIRFYENIKLFSDEFNNAETINAVPIADIPYYDRGDILVKIHQYSLSESAYNYFKVIKDLIDNNSGINAPPPVALSGNLFNPNDDDEFVLGRFTAASTSTKHIFIDRSDITETPIGPLPIVRFPILETTPCTENRFRTSIEPEGWQ from the coding sequence ATGAACGTTTTTTTTTCAAAAAATCATTTGTATTGGCTTACAGTAATCTTTCTTTTAGGATGCATAGAACCTGAAACTCCAGAATTCAATTTTAAAGAAGGTCTTATATATATAGATGCATTTGTCTCTACTTCACCAGAAGAGTCTTATGTAAAAATTTCAGAATCGGGTTTTAAGTTCAATAAATTTGTAAATGATTTTCTTCCAAATGTAGATGTCAGATTTAAGAATACAGAAACAAATGTTATCATCCAACTTACCGAAGAAGACGGTATTTATTTACCTCTGGAAGGTTTTCATGCTTCTGTAGGAGATACTTGGGAGTTATTAATAACACTTCCAGACGGAAGAAATTATCAATCATTACCTGAAAATATCATTCAACCTGTAGGTTTCTCAAATTTAAAAGCCAATTATAGCTCCGAGTTACTTTTTAGAGAAGGCTTTAACAGTTTTATACCCGGTCATTCTATATCTGCGGATATCAATAACCCAACCAATGAAAAAAATTTTTACTTCTGGACTTATAAGCTTTTTGAAGAGATTAGGCTTTGCCCACCAAAGGCTGGAGGTAGTTACTTAATTTGCGAGACAGATTGTTGGAAAATAAGATTCTATGAAAATATAAAACTCTTTTCTGATGAATTTAATAATGCTGAAACAATAAATGCGGTGCCTATAGCTGATATTCCGTATTATGACAGAGGTGATATTCTGGTAAAAATTCATCAATATTCTCTATCTGAATCTGCATACAATTATTTTAAAGTTATAAAAGATCTTATAGATAATAATAGTGGAATTAATGCACCTCCTCCAGTTGCCTTATCAGGAAACTTATTTAATCCAAATGATGATGATGAATTTGTTCTAGGAAGGTTTACAGCAGCTTCCACTTCAACTAAACACATTTTTATTGACCGTTCGGATATTACTGAAACTCCAATAGGACCTTTACCCATTGTTCGATTCCCGATTTTAGAAACAACTCCCTGTACAGAAAATCGATTTAGAACCTCAATTGAGCCTGAGGGGTGGCAATAG
- a CDS encoding M14 family metallopeptidase, with translation MRLILISLIFCISCTHSNKKPTYNFETHFEKSKGLETGTYQQTIAFYTRLAEAYSEISIQTIGETDSGKPLHIVTLNPNKEFDFPKIRKNKKNILLINNGIHPGESDGIDATMILFRDIVQNKIKTPKETVLVTIPIYNVGGSLNRNSTTRTNQNGPKEYGFRGNARNYDLNRDFIKCDTKNAKTFTQIFHLVKPDVFIDNHVSNGADYQYTLTHLFTQHNKLGGDLGEYIHNRMMPKLEQKLALKKWDMTPYVNVFNDVPEKGFSQFMDSPRYSTGYTTLFNTLGMMVETHMLKPYKQRVEGTYELMKSMIELIEEDHIEIQQKRLHLKEHFDNHTKTYPLLWEIDTTKTTVLNFKGFEGELITSKITGTNRLKYNRNKPFTKKVNYQNYFKPSLEVKVPRAYIIPQSWHKIIELLKLNEVEMTTLKKDSIIAVESYKISNYDTRKTPYEGHYQHYNTKLIKTEKEVHFTKGDFIIYTHQNALRYLLETLEPQAPDSFFNWNFFDSILQQKEGFSPYVWEDKALELLNNNPKLREAFELRKKDIKEFNNNWYQQLDWIHKQSEHYENTHMQYPVYRVNK, from the coding sequence ATGAGGTTAATACTTATCTCCCTAATTTTTTGCATTTCTTGTACGCATTCAAATAAAAAACCAACATATAATTTTGAAACACATTTCGAAAAATCGAAAGGATTAGAGACTGGAACGTATCAACAAACTATAGCATTTTATACACGTTTGGCAGAAGCGTATTCAGAAATTTCTATACAAACTATAGGAGAAACAGATTCAGGTAAACCTTTACACATAGTAACTCTTAACCCAAATAAAGAATTCGATTTTCCGAAAATTCGTAAGAATAAAAAAAATATACTGTTGATAAATAACGGTATTCATCCTGGAGAAAGTGATGGTATTGATGCAACGATGATACTTTTCAGAGATATTGTTCAAAACAAAATTAAAACCCCAAAAGAAACCGTATTGGTAACTATTCCTATTTACAATGTTGGTGGTAGCCTTAATAGAAATTCAACTACTCGAACCAATCAAAACGGACCAAAAGAATATGGTTTTAGAGGAAATGCAAGAAACTATGATCTAAATCGTGATTTCATTAAATGTGATACTAAAAATGCAAAAACATTTACTCAAATTTTTCATTTGGTAAAACCAGATGTTTTTATTGACAACCATGTGAGTAATGGTGCAGATTATCAATACACTCTTACGCATTTATTTACACAACACAATAAATTAGGAGGTGATCTGGGTGAATACATCCATAATCGTATGATGCCTAAACTTGAACAAAAACTGGCATTAAAAAAATGGGATATGACACCTTACGTTAATGTTTTTAATGACGTTCCAGAAAAAGGTTTTTCTCAATTCATGGATTCTCCTAGATATTCAACAGGCTACACGACATTGTTCAATACACTTGGCATGATGGTAGAAACCCACATGCTTAAACCATACAAACAGCGTGTTGAGGGTACTTATGAACTTATGAAAAGTATGATTGAACTCATAGAAGAGGATCATATTGAAATACAACAGAAACGACTTCATTTAAAAGAACATTTTGATAACCATACAAAAACCTACCCGCTTCTCTGGGAAATCGACACAACAAAAACTACAGTTTTAAATTTTAAAGGTTTTGAAGGCGAACTAATTACAAGTAAAATAACAGGAACTAACCGATTAAAATATAACAGAAATAAGCCATTCACCAAAAAAGTTAATTATCAAAACTATTTCAAACCTAGTTTAGAAGTTAAAGTTCCTCGCGCTTATATAATACCTCAAAGCTGGCATAAAATTATTGAGCTTTTAAAACTGAATGAAGTAGAGATGACTACTCTTAAAAAAGATTCAATAATTGCAGTTGAATCGTATAAAATTAGTAATTATGACACTCGAAAAACACCTTATGAAGGCCACTATCAGCATTATAATACTAAACTTATTAAAACCGAGAAAGAGGTCCATTTTACAAAAGGTGATTTTATTATTTATACACACCAGAATGCACTTAGGTATTTATTAGAAACCCTAGAACCACAAGCACCAGATTCTTTTTTTAACTGGAACTTCTTTGACTCTATTTTACAGCAAAAAGAAGGATTCTCACCTTACGTATGGGAGGATAAAGCTTTAGAATTGCTAAACAACAATCCTAAACTAAGAGAAGCTTTTGAGCTTCGCAAAAAAGACATCAAGGAATTCAACAATAATTGGTATCAACAATTAGATTGGATACATAAGCAAAGTGAACATTATGAAAATACCCATATGCAATATCCAGTGTACAGAGTAAATAAATAA
- the coaD gene encoding pantetheine-phosphate adenylyltransferase — translation MKRAIFPGSFDPITLGHYDIIKRGVTLFDEVIVAIGINADKKYMFSLEERKKFIEETFADEPKIKVVTYKGLTVDFCKEINVEFILRGLRNPADFEFEKAIAHTNRDLAPIETVFLLTSADTSYIASSIVRDVIRNNGDYTKLVPKSVRIK, via the coding sequence ATGAAACGAGCCATATTCCCTGGATCTTTTGATCCTATCACATTGGGACATTATGATATTATAAAACGTGGTGTGACTCTTTTTGACGAAGTGATTGTGGCCATAGGCATCAATGCTGATAAAAAATATATGTTCTCATTAGAGGAACGCAAAAAATTTATTGAAGAGACTTTTGCTGATGAACCAAAAATCAAAGTGGTTACCTATAAGGGGTTAACAGTAGATTTTTGTAAAGAAATTAATGTAGAATTTATTTTACGTGGACTTCGTAATCCAGCAGATTTTGAATTTGAAAAGGCAATAGCTCATACTAACCGTGACTTAGCACCTATTGAAACTGTATTCCTTTTAACATCGGCAGATACATCCTATATAGCTTCTTCTATTGTTAGAGACGTTATAAGAAATAATGGAGATTATACAAAACTTGTACCTAAAAGCGTAAGAATTAAATGA
- a CDS encoding PASTA domain-containing protein, with product MSLFKFLTSKTFLKQILLALVAVFVLCFIMLQWLKSSTNHGDFETVPNLTGKSISVANIELKENNLVMQIQDSANFNPDYPKFSVIEQEPPAGTKVKENRKIYLTLNPSGYRKIQVPNLKERTFRQAKPMLEALGFHVGKITYENNIGKDLVLKMSYKGKSIKEGDKLAKTSKIDLVLGNGKRP from the coding sequence ATGAGTCTATTTAAATTCCTTACCAGTAAAACATTTTTAAAACAAATTTTATTAGCGCTAGTAGCTGTATTTGTATTATGTTTTATAATGCTTCAATGGTTGAAATCTTCAACAAATCATGGTGATTTTGAAACGGTTCCAAATTTAACAGGTAAATCTATAAGTGTTGCAAATATTGAATTAAAAGAGAATAATTTGGTGATGCAAATTCAGGACTCAGCAAATTTTAATCCAGATTACCCTAAGTTTTCGGTTATCGAGCAGGAACCACCAGCAGGAACAAAAGTTAAAGAGAATAGAAAAATATACTTAACCCTGAACCCATCAGGATACAGAAAAATACAAGTTCCAAACTTAAAAGAACGTACCTTTAGACAGGCGAAACCTATGCTAGAAGCCCTAGGGTTTCATGTAGGTAAAATTACTTACGAAAATAATATTGGTAAAGACCTCGTATTAAAGATGAGTTATAAGGGAAAATCTATTAAAGAGGGCGATAAATTGGCAAAAACCTCAAAAATAGATTTAGTTTTAGGGAATGGCAAACGACCTTGA
- a CDS encoding SulP family inorganic anion transporter: protein MTEFIRKRTANAKNDILSGITVALALVPEAVAFAFVAGVDPLVGLYAAFMIGLITAIFGGRPGMISGATGALAVVMVSLVAEGNAFGTEGENLGLYYLFATVILMGFIQMLAGILKLGKFVRLIPHPVMMGFVNGLAIVIFLAQLKMFKDVNGDWFSGSQMWTMLALVVLTMGIMFGLPKITKKLPEALVAILVVSAIAIFGNFDVATVGSFIRDGGGEGLKGGLPQFQTEIFSKVPFNWQTIRFIGPYALILAAIGLIESLMTLNLVDELTDTRGNTNRECMAQGGANIITGLFGGMGGCAMIGQSLINIKGGGRGRLSGIVAALALLAFILFASGLIEQVPIAALVGVMFMVVIGTFAWSSFRILNKIPVTDVIVLIAVSSLTVIFDLAVAVIAGVIISALVFSWENAKRIRARKRMREDGTKIYEIWGPLFFGSIIAFNEKFDVKNDPQQVEVDFVESRISDHSAIEAIFNLVNKYEAEGKTIKLKHLSEDCKILLYKSSPKFREVIVEDIDDPRYHLAENPEAFTKGLSEYKL from the coding sequence ATGACAGAATTTATTAGAAAGCGTACAGCGAATGCTAAAAACGATATTTTAAGTGGAATAACAGTAGCTTTAGCTTTAGTACCGGAAGCTGTAGCTTTTGCTTTTGTAGCTGGAGTAGACCCATTAGTTGGTTTATATGCTGCTTTTATGATAGGTTTAATTACGGCTATTTTTGGTGGTCGCCCAGGTATGATTAGTGGCGCGACAGGGGCTTTGGCCGTGGTCATGGTAAGTTTAGTTGCAGAAGGAAATGCTTTTGGGACAGAAGGAGAAAACCTTGGTCTGTATTACTTATTTGCTACGGTTATTTTAATGGGATTTATACAAATGCTTGCAGGTATTTTAAAACTTGGAAAATTTGTAAGATTGATTCCTCATCCAGTTATGATGGGATTTGTTAATGGATTAGCTATCGTGATTTTTTTAGCACAACTAAAAATGTTCAAGGATGTTAATGGTGATTGGTTTAGCGGATCACAAATGTGGACTATGTTAGCTCTTGTCGTTTTAACTATGGGAATTATGTTTGGTTTACCTAAAATAACTAAAAAATTACCAGAAGCCTTAGTTGCTATTTTAGTAGTCTCTGCTATTGCCATTTTTGGTAATTTCGATGTAGCAACAGTGGGTAGTTTTATTCGCGATGGTGGTGGTGAAGGTTTAAAAGGAGGCTTACCACAATTCCAAACAGAGATCTTTAGTAAAGTGCCATTTAATTGGCAAACGATAAGATTTATTGGGCCTTATGCTTTGATATTAGCGGCTATTGGTTTAATCGAATCTTTAATGACATTAAACCTTGTTGACGAATTAACAGATACGCGAGGAAATACTAATAGAGAATGTATGGCGCAAGGAGGCGCAAATATTATTACTGGATTATTTGGTGGTATGGGAGGTTGTGCTATGATTGGGCAATCACTTATTAATATAAAAGGAGGTGGACGTGGTAGATTGTCCGGTATTGTTGCAGCACTAGCTTTATTAGCTTTTATTCTATTTGCATCTGGTCTTATAGAACAAGTACCAATTGCTGCTTTAGTAGGCGTTATGTTTATGGTGGTAATAGGTACATTTGCTTGGAGTAGTTTTAGGATTTTAAATAAAATTCCGGTGACAGATGTTATTGTTTTAATAGCGGTATCTTCATTGACAGTTATTTTTGATTTAGCAGTTGCAGTAATAGCTGGTGTTATTATAAGCGCTTTAGTATTTTCTTGGGAAAATGCGAAACGTATTAGAGCCAGAAAACGTATGCGTGAGGACGGTACTAAAATATACGAAATTTGGGGACCTTTGTTTTTTGGATCTATAATCGCTTTTAATGAAAAATTTGATGTAAAAAATGATCCACAACAAGTAGAGGTAGATTTTGTAGAGTCTAGGATAAGTGATCATTCTGCTATAGAAGCTATTTTTAATTTAGTTAATAAGTACGAAGCAGAAGGGAAAACGATAAAGCTAAAACACTTAAGTGAAGATTGTAAAATCTTATTATATAAATCTAGTCCAAAATTTAGAGAAGTTATAGTAGAAGATATTGACGATCCGCGTTATCATTTAGCCGAAAACCCTGAGGCATTCACCAAAGGGCTTTCAGAGTATAAGTTGTAG